From a region of the Bacillota bacterium genome:
- a CDS encoding cold shock domain-containing protein produces MRGKVKWFSSEKGFGFIEREDGGDVFVHFSAIQEEGFKALDEGQDVEFDIVEGSRGPQAANVVKF; encoded by the coding sequence GTGAGAGGTAAGGTTAAGTGGTTTAGTTCGGAAAAAGGCTTTGGTTTTATTGAAAGAGAAGATGGTGGCGATGTATTTGTTCATTTTTCCGCCATTCAAGAAGAAGGTTTTAAGGCCTTAGATGAAGGTCAAGATGTTGAATTTGACATTGTAGAAGGCTCACGTGGACCACAGGCGGCAAATGTTGTAAAGTTTTAG
- a CDS encoding ferritin-like domain-containing protein yields MPYPGYPYTRYKYYQTSEYVADYALPQALNLIAESVRSEREDELFYDYLLSVAPHDQKQIIASIRDDERKHFKLFREIYWEVTGNDIPPAPDADFDKPKNYCDGIQRAIFGELGAVEKYRKILFGFEFLPYRNMITEIYTDELKHASKWNYLFALNACGR; encoded by the coding sequence ATTCCGTACCCGGGCTATCCATACACGCGTTATAAGTATTACCAGACTTCTGAGTATGTTGCTGATTATGCTTTGCCGCAAGCTTTGAATTTAATAGCGGAATCCGTAAGGTCGGAAAGGGAAGACGAGCTGTTCTATGACTATTTATTAAGCGTAGCACCGCATGACCAAAAACAAATCATTGCCTCTATACGGGATGATGAAAGGAAACACTTCAAGCTATTTCGGGAGATATATTGGGAAGTAACAGGCAATGATATCCCCCCGGCACCTGACGCAGATTTTGACAAACCTAAGAACTATTGCGACGGTATCCAAAGGGCTATTTTTGGAGAATTAGGGGCGGTTGAAAAATACCGAAAAATTTTATTTGGCTTTGAATTTTTACCATATCGAAACATGATTACTGAAATTTATACGGACGAACTAAAGCATGCTTCCAAGTGGAATTATCTATTTGCATTAAATGCTTGTGGTCGTTAA
- a CDS encoding proline/glycine betaine ABC transporter permease, whose amino-acid sequence MNDFPESIKLNWGLYVDKFIKWLNTNYGEVFDAITAFILWFMVNIESFLQWVPWWLIIAIIFVLGWRAKNLVSAFVFSTLLFVVGTFGLWDHMMSTLAIVLTSVVISLLIGIPVGIIMTYSARLDAAIRPVLDAMQTMPSFVYLIPALILFGLGKVPAVFATTIYAIPPVIRLTSLGIRSVPEEMVEAAQSFGSSRWQLLTKVQLPQALPTIMAGINQTTMMALAMVVISSMIGAKGLGMEVLIAINRIDIARGFEAGLSIVFLAIIIDRISQGVANKYEISK is encoded by the coding sequence ATGAATGATTTTCCGGAATCCATAAAGCTTAATTGGGGCTTATACGTTGATAAATTTATCAAATGGTTAAATACAAACTACGGTGAAGTCTTTGATGCCATTACTGCCTTTATATTGTGGTTTATGGTAAACATTGAGAGTTTCTTACAGTGGGTACCATGGTGGTTAATTATAGCTATTATTTTTGTATTGGGGTGGCGCGCAAAAAACCTGGTTTCGGCTTTTGTTTTTTCTACCTTATTGTTTGTTGTCGGTACTTTTGGATTGTGGGATCACATGATGTCTACTTTGGCCATTGTCCTGACATCGGTTGTTATATCGCTGCTGATAGGAATTCCTGTGGGTATAATAATGACGTACAGCGCACGTCTGGACGCGGCAATAAGACCTGTTTTGGATGCAATGCAAACCATGCCAAGTTTTGTATATTTAATACCTGCCTTAATCTTGTTTGGCCTGGGCAAGGTTCCCGCCGTTTTTGCCACTACTATATATGCTATACCACCGGTAATCAGATTGACCAGCCTGGGCATTCGCTCCGTTCCCGAAGAAATGGTGGAAGCTGCCCAGTCCTTTGGTTCTTCACGTTGGCAACTTCTTACTAAAGTACAATTGCCCCAGGCACTTCCCACCATTATGGCAGGAATTAACCAAACCACAATGATGGCGCTGGCTATGGTAGTCATCTCATCCATGATCGGTGCCAAGGGATTAGGAATGGAAGTGTTAATTGCAATTAACAGAATTGATATTGCCCGTGGATTTGAAGCTGGACTCAGTATTGTGTTTCTAGCAATCATTATCGACAGGATTTCTCAAGGAGTTGCAAACAAATATGAGATATCTAAATAA
- the asrA gene encoding anaerobic sulfite reductase subunit AsrA, giving the protein MSTVEFNNIISKLLLDYRILAPVCLEGKGTFSGTDLVTYGDIERIQDVVFDRKTVYSAKEVVFPPNETMFYFTEEEFKQPSVDQKGILVFARPCDINAFRRLDAIYLESGPYPDPYYLQLREKLKFVLMECDHGFKNCFCTSTGTNETGDFSLLIRTEEDQIFCLINDAGLEDLISESLASNSMRKVDLQPRFVQRNKTRLQIPDKLDNSLFAHPLWQEYASRCTGCGRCNFSCPTCSCFTMQDVFYRDNPNCGERRRVWASCMIEGYTEMAGGQEVRKTQGERMRFKVMHKFSDFKKRFGFHMCVGCGRCDNVCPEYISLPRCVEKLQEINNGGVS; this is encoded by the coding sequence ATGAGTACGGTGGAGTTTAATAATATAATTTCTAAACTACTGCTTGATTATAGGATTTTAGCTCCTGTGTGCTTGGAAGGCAAGGGAACTTTTTCCGGCACGGATCTGGTAACGTACGGTGATATTGAAAGAATACAAGATGTTGTTTTTGATCGTAAAACCGTTTATTCCGCTAAAGAAGTAGTCTTTCCACCTAACGAAACGATGTTTTACTTTACGGAGGAAGAGTTTAAGCAGCCGTCTGTGGACCAAAAGGGTATACTGGTTTTTGCCAGGCCGTGCGATATTAACGCTTTTAGGCGGTTAGACGCTATCTATTTAGAAAGCGGCCCTTATCCCGACCCATATTACCTGCAACTACGGGAAAAGCTTAAATTTGTACTAATGGAATGCGACCACGGGTTTAAAAATTGCTTTTGTACTTCCACGGGGACAAATGAAACCGGTGATTTTTCCTTATTGATCAGGACTGAAGAGGACCAGATTTTTTGCTTGATTAATGACGCGGGACTTGAAGATCTGATTAGTGAATCCCTGGCCAGTAATTCTATGCGAAAAGTAGATTTGCAGCCGCGATTTGTGCAAAGGAACAAAACAAGACTTCAGATACCTGATAAATTGGATAACTCATTATTCGCTCATCCCCTGTGGCAGGAATACGCCTCCCGCTGTACCGGATGTGGTCGCTGTAATTTTTCATGCCCCACTTGCAGCTGTTTTACAATGCAGGACGTGTTTTACCGAGATAACCCCAACTGTGGTGAGCGCAGGAGAGTTTGGGCTTCCTGTATGATTGAGGGATATACCGAAATGGCCGGCGGCCAGGAGGTAAGAAAAACACAGGGTGAGCGCATGCGGTTTAAAGTGATGCATAAATTCAGTGACTTTAAAAAGCGTTTTGGATTTCATATGTGCGTAGGCTGCGGCCGTTGTGATAATGTCTGCCCGGAATATATTTCTCTTCCCCGGTGTGTGGAAAAATTGCAAGAAATTAATAACGGGGGTGTAAGCTAA
- the asrC gene encoding sulfite reductase subunit C, translating into MSVHTKKLIKNAYRVTRDRDITALRIRVPGGHLPVKYFDIIKEVAQKYGNGTVHITTRQGFEVPGIPIEMVDEVNRLIAPILKGLEKDIGVHVDDEEIGYPAAGTRNVSGCIGNRVCPFANYDTTDLALKLERTIYPNDYHVKIAVSGCPNDCIKAHMQDIGVLGQVEPLYNPARCISCGACVDNCRKRSTGALTMVNHRVERDEKRCLGCGECVLTCPNSAWTRGSNYYRVVIMGRTGKKNPRLARTFLEWVSEDTVLKVVANMYDYIEKHIDRSLPKEHVGYIVDRTGLNVFKNEVLKEAELDAKAKVAHLIDFGGYFYDRNQM; encoded by the coding sequence ATGTCTGTGCATACCAAAAAGCTAATTAAAAATGCTTACCGGGTAACCAGGGACCGTGATATAACGGCCCTTAGAATACGGGTTCCGGGGGGACATTTGCCGGTAAAATACTTTGACATAATCAAAGAGGTAGCCCAAAAATACGGAAACGGCACCGTTCACATTACAACCCGGCAGGGTTTTGAGGTGCCGGGTATTCCAATAGAAATGGTTGATGAAGTGAATAGGTTAATTGCTCCCATTTTAAAGGGATTAGAAAAAGACATTGGTGTCCATGTGGATGATGAAGAAATTGGTTATCCTGCTGCGGGTACCAGGAATGTAAGTGGCTGTATTGGTAACCGGGTTTGTCCCTTTGCCAATTATGATACCACTGACCTGGCGTTAAAGTTGGAGAGAACCATTTATCCCAATGATTATCATGTAAAGATCGCTGTTTCCGGCTGTCCCAACGACTGCATTAAGGCCCACATGCAGGATATTGGAGTGCTGGGCCAGGTGGAACCGTTGTATAACCCCGCCAGGTGTATTTCCTGTGGAGCTTGCGTTGATAACTGCCGTAAAAGGTCTACCGGGGCTTTGACCATGGTCAATCACCGGGTGGAAAGAGATGAAAAAAGGTGCCTGGGTTGCGGTGAATGCGTCCTTACGTGTCCTAACAGTGCCTGGACCCGGGGCAGTAATTATTATCGGGTGGTGATCATGGGACGCACCGGTAAAAAGAATCCACGCCTAGCCCGAACGTTCCTGGAATGGGTTAGCGAGGATACAGTACTAAAGGTAGTGGCTAATATGTACGATTATATTGAGAAGCACATTGACCGCAGTCTGCCCAAAGAACATGTAGGCTACATTGTTGATCGTACCGGTTTGAATGTCTTTAAGAACGAGGTTTTAAAAGAAGCAGAGTTGGATGCCAAAGCTAAAGTAGCTCACCTTATCGATTTTGGCGGGTATTTTTATGACCGCAATCAAATGTAA
- a CDS encoding glycine betaine/L-proline ABC transporter ATP-binding protein: MTVKVKVEHLTKIFGPNPQPVLEKIKNGFTKNEILEETGHTVGVYDVSFEVKEGETFVIMGLSGSGKSTLIRCLNLLNKPTEGNIFIDDTNIVKLAKKDLKQVRQQKLAMVFQHFGLLTHRNVIKNVEYGLEIRGVSTEERQDIANKILISVGLEGWENKMISELSGGMQQRVGLARALANDPDVLLMDEPFSALDPLIRREMQYELLDIQSKLKKTIIFITHDVNEAFKIGDRVAVMKDGRMEQIGTPEEIIAEPQSTYIEEFIKDIDRSKVLQAKNIMFKSSALVSLKDGPRVAVKIMESNGISSVFVVDEELRLQGIVTIDDTIIAIKENKKIADILRQDYYTADPETYMQDLLPMATNTKFPLAVTDENNKLLGIIVRVSVLSGLV; encoded by the coding sequence ATGACTGTAAAAGTTAAAGTGGAACATTTGACCAAAATTTTCGGCCCCAACCCACAGCCGGTTTTAGAAAAAATTAAAAATGGTTTTACCAAGAACGAGATTCTAGAAGAGACGGGGCATACCGTTGGCGTATACGACGTCTCCTTCGAGGTAAAAGAAGGGGAAACTTTTGTCATTATGGGACTGTCAGGTAGCGGTAAATCTACTCTCATACGGTGTTTGAACCTTCTAAACAAGCCAACGGAAGGCAATATTTTCATCGATGATACAAACATAGTAAAGCTTGCAAAAAAAGATCTAAAGCAGGTAAGGCAGCAAAAGCTGGCCATGGTTTTTCAACACTTCGGTCTTTTAACCCACCGTAACGTAATTAAAAACGTTGAATACGGCCTGGAAATAAGAGGAGTTTCTACAGAGGAAAGGCAGGATATTGCAAACAAAATTTTAATTAGTGTCGGTCTCGAAGGCTGGGAGAATAAAATGATCAGCGAATTAAGCGGTGGAATGCAGCAGAGGGTTGGTCTGGCCCGTGCACTGGCTAACGATCCTGATGTATTATTGATGGACGAACCCTTCAGTGCCCTTGACCCTCTGATTCGCCGGGAAATGCAGTATGAGCTTCTTGACATTCAATCTAAACTAAAAAAGACTATTATATTTATTACCCACGATGTAAACGAGGCATTTAAGATAGGGGACCGTGTGGCGGTAATGAAAGACGGGAGGATGGAGCAAATTGGCACCCCGGAAGAAATCATTGCAGAGCCGCAAAGTACATACATTGAAGAATTTATCAAGGACATTGACCGTTCTAAAGTATTACAGGCCAAGAATATAATGTTTAAATCTTCTGCACTGGTATCTCTCAAGGACGGGCCAAGAGTGGCAGTTAAAATTATGGAGTCAAACGGTATTTCCAGTGTATTCGTTGTGGATGAGGAACTACGGCTGCAGGGTATCGTTACCATTGATGATACAATAATAGCCATCAAGGAAAACAAGAAGATTGCAGATATTTTACGGCAGGATTATTATACCGCAGATCCCGAGACATACATGCAGGATCTGCTGCCGATGGCAACCAATACTAAATTCCCCCTGGCTGTCACTGACGAAAACAACAAGTTGCTGGGAATTATTGTCCGTGTTTCCGTTCTATCCGGGTTAGTTTAA
- the asrB gene encoding anaerobic sulfite reductase subunit AsrB, protein MAQNPYLPHKVKILSIKRQTKIDYTFKLESSIKPDNGQFVEVSLPKIGECPISVSDFGDGWIEMTIRRVGRVTNVLHDLKEGDGMFIRGPYGNGFPLQKYKNKHIVIAAGGTGLAPVKSVVNYFYDRLDLVKQLNLLTGFKSPEDVLFKDELEKWSKDFNVIVTVDQGNKDWTGDVGLITEYVKDMDFSNPEEVEVIVVGPPMMMKFTVQEFLKLGVPEENITVSFERKMCCGIGKCGHCKIDDTYVCLEGPVFNYTKAMELID, encoded by the coding sequence ATGGCCCAAAACCCGTATTTGCCACATAAAGTAAAAATTTTGTCAATAAAACGCCAAACAAAAATTGATTATACATTTAAGTTAGAAAGCAGTATCAAGCCCGATAATGGCCAGTTTGTAGAAGTCTCTCTGCCTAAAATCGGAGAATGCCCTATTTCTGTAAGCGACTTTGGTGACGGGTGGATTGAAATGACCATTCGGCGAGTAGGAAGGGTTACTAATGTACTGCATGACCTTAAGGAGGGAGACGGTATGTTTATTCGTGGTCCTTACGGGAATGGTTTTCCTCTGCAAAAATACAAGAATAAGCATATTGTAATTGCCGCCGGAGGCACCGGGCTGGCCCCGGTAAAAAGTGTTGTTAATTACTTTTACGACCGCCTAGATTTAGTAAAGCAACTTAATTTATTGACCGGTTTCAAGTCTCCGGAGGATGTTCTTTTCAAGGATGAATTGGAAAAATGGAGCAAAGACTTTAACGTAATAGTTACAGTTGATCAAGGAAATAAGGATTGGACCGGAGATGTGGGTCTGATAACCGAGTATGTGAAAGATATGGATTTTTCCAACCCTGAAGAAGTAGAAGTGATAGTGGTGGGACCGCCCATGATGATGAAATTTACCGTGCAGGAATTCCTCAAACTAGGGGTGCCGGAGGAGAACATTACGGTATCTTTTGAGCGCAAGATGTGCTGCGGCATTGGTAAATGCGGACATTGTAAAATAGATGACACTTATGTCTGCCTGGAAGGGCCTGTCTTTAATTATACCAAGGCCATGGAACTAATTGATTAA
- a CDS encoding ABC transporter substrate-binding protein, translated as MNKSFRHLLFAVCLIALSFAVIGCGSSGEGEQPKETLVFADAGWDSIRFHNDVARLIVENGFGYQTDVIPGSTPATFTGLRNGDIDIYMEAWKQNIIETYQEGIEKGEIVEVSVNFDDNAQGLYVPTFVIEGDPARGIEPMAPELEYVEDLPEYWELFKDPEQPSKGRIYGSIPGWAADEILHQKYETYGLDETYNYFRPGSDTALAAAISTASEEGKPFVGYYWEPTWISGKYDITLLKEEEYSDEKWNNGYACEWPGTDVTIVVNSSVHEKAPEVVDFLENYKTSSKLTAEALAFMQDNDAGTEDAAKWFLQEREDVWTSWVSEEVAQKVKESL; from the coding sequence ATGAACAAAAGTTTTAGGCATCTTTTATTTGCAGTGTGCTTGATCGCTCTTTCATTTGCCGTAATTGGCTGCGGATCGTCTGGTGAGGGCGAGCAACCAAAAGAGACTTTGGTCTTTGCTGATGCGGGTTGGGACAGTATTCGTTTTCATAATGATGTGGCCCGCTTGATCGTTGAAAATGGTTTTGGGTACCAGACTGATGTAATTCCTGGTTCCACTCCGGCTACATTTACAGGTTTAAGAAACGGTGATATTGACATTTACATGGAAGCCTGGAAGCAAAACATTATTGAAACTTACCAGGAAGGAATAGAAAAAGGTGAGATTGTGGAAGTATCTGTTAACTTTGATGACAATGCCCAGGGCTTATACGTTCCTACATTTGTCATTGAGGGAGATCCGGCAAGGGGAATTGAACCCATGGCTCCTGAACTTGAATATGTAGAAGACCTGCCTGAATACTGGGAGTTGTTTAAAGACCCGGAACAACCAAGTAAAGGACGCATTTATGGCTCCATACCCGGCTGGGCTGCGGATGAAATTTTGCATCAAAAATATGAAACATATGGTCTCGACGAAACATATAATTATTTCCGTCCCGGATCCGATACAGCGCTTGCAGCAGCTATTTCTACGGCTTCTGAGGAAGGGAAACCCTTCGTTGGTTATTACTGGGAACCCACATGGATCTCAGGAAAATATGACATTACTCTCTTAAAAGAAGAAGAATACTCAGACGAAAAATGGAATAATGGGTATGCATGTGAATGGCCTGGTACCGATGTGACTATCGTGGTAAATAGTAGTGTACATGAAAAGGCACCGGAAGTTGTTGACTTCTTGGAGAATTACAAAACTAGCAGTAAACTGACCGCCGAAGCCCTAGCCTTTATGCAGGATAACGACGCAGGAACAGAGGATGCAGCAAAGTGGTTTTTGCAAGAGCGCGAAGATGTTTGGACAAGTTGGGTTTCTGAGGAAGTAGCTCAAAAAGTAAAGGAATCCCTATAA